Proteins from a single region of Thermoplasmata archaeon:
- a CDS encoding nodulation protein NfeD encodes MKAASTRRARIVLLIALAPILLVALSPAARAQRPQILFAIVDGAIDRSTVDYLQEAIDEARVRQYAALMIRFDTPGGGLAETVAIAEMFNNARDVPILGWVGPAGAHAWSAGTILLVSTDLAAMAPGTTIGSVQPVEVGPGGVVPVTDEKIINAVVGAIAEELSLNGRNVTLADAFVRDNLNLNATQAQAVGATELVASSPSEFADLANGRTTVYKGLSLATANAEIVTFSPSARVRLLEILSDPLVASLLLILGIYLVIFGVTTPGHGAEIAGIIILLLALIGLGFSVDPIALLLFIVGVVLIIIEVKTPGHGVFGIGGIIAIILAAAFLAPLRPPRFVVSPDYQVVFLASLLTPTGFFGGFLLFAVYKVQQVRRQKPRVGEMIGEGATVVDGLRAGEKGYVRTRGELWQALSDQDQPADAKVYIHGIEGITLHVAASPPPPPAPAPIRQRFASLLRRKAA; translated from the coding sequence GTGAAGGCCGCATCGACACGGCGGGCACGGATCGTCCTGCTGATCGCCCTTGCGCCGATCCTCTTGGTCGCCTTATCGCCCGCAGCGCGAGCCCAACGGCCGCAGATTCTCTTCGCCATAGTGGACGGCGCAATCGATCGCTCCACGGTCGACTACTTGCAAGAGGCGATCGATGAAGCCCGCGTCAGACAGTACGCCGCACTGATGATTCGGTTCGACACACCGGGCGGCGGGCTCGCGGAGACGGTCGCCATCGCGGAGATGTTCAACAACGCCCGGGACGTCCCGATCCTGGGCTGGGTCGGGCCGGCCGGTGCGCACGCATGGAGCGCGGGGACGATCCTCCTCGTATCCACGGATCTCGCTGCGATGGCGCCAGGCACGACAATCGGATCCGTTCAGCCCGTCGAAGTCGGACCCGGCGGCGTCGTTCCCGTGACGGACGAGAAGATCATCAACGCGGTCGTCGGCGCCATCGCCGAGGAGTTGTCTCTGAACGGGAGGAACGTAACCCTCGCCGACGCGTTCGTCCGTGACAACCTGAACCTGAACGCGACCCAGGCGCAGGCGGTCGGCGCGACCGAGCTGGTCGCCTCGAGCCCTTCCGAGTTCGCGGACTTGGCGAACGGCCGGACGACCGTGTACAAGGGCCTCTCCCTGGCGACGGCGAACGCGGAGATCGTGACGTTCAGTCCGTCGGCGCGGGTTCGCCTGCTCGAGATTCTCTCCGACCCGCTCGTCGCGTCCCTCCTCCTGATCCTGGGCATCTACCTCGTCATTTTCGGCGTCACCACGCCCGGCCATGGGGCGGAGATTGCCGGCATCATCATCCTCCTCCTCGCCCTCATCGGCCTCGGGTTCAGCGTCGATCCGATCGCCCTCCTGCTGTTCATCGTCGGCGTCGTCCTGATCATCATCGAGGTCAAGACGCCCGGCCATGGCGTGTTCGGCATCGGCGGCATCATCGCGATCATCTTGGCGGCCGCGTTCCTCGCGCCGCTTCGCCCGCCGCGGTTCGTCGTGTCGCCGGACTACCAGGTCGTCTTCCTCGCATCGCTCCTCACCCCGACAGGGTTCTTCGGCGGCTTCCTCCTCTTCGCGGTCTACAAGGTGCAGCAAGTCCGGCGTCAGAAGCCGCGCGTCGGTGAGATGATCGGCGAGGGCGCAACGGTCGTCGACGGACTGCGCGCCGGGGAGAAGGGGTACGTCCGGACGCGCGGCGAGCTCTGGCAAGCGCTGTCGGATCAAGACCAGCCGGCCGATGCCAAGGTCTACATCCACGGGATCGAGGGCATCACCTTGCACGTGGCCGCGAGCCCCCCGCCGCCTCCCGCTCCGGCGCCGATTCGACAGCGATTTGCCTCCCTGTTGCGGCGCAAAGCCGCGTAG
- a CDS encoding Rieske 2Fe-2S domain-containing protein, which produces MDTDVNLCKVEDVPDGGKKHFEIMGYDILVVRLGDRFFCVDAACTYKWAMLTDGLVDPDALTIRCKDCNGAWDLSTGQPKDAPAKFPLTAYRVEAVGDDLIVTFTY; this is translated from the coding sequence ATGGACACGGACGTCAACCTGTGCAAGGTCGAGGACGTCCCCGACGGCGGCAAGAAGCACTTCGAGATCATGGGCTACGACATCCTCGTCGTCCGCCTGGGCGACCGTTTCTTCTGCGTCGATGCGGCGTGCACGTACAAGTGGGCGATGTTGACGGACGGCTTGGTCGATCCGGATGCGCTCACGATCCGCTGCAAAGACTGCAACGGGGCCTGGGACCTGTCGACGGGTCAGCCGAAGGACGCGCCCGCGAAGTTCCCGCTCACCGCGTATCGCGTCGAAGCGGTCGGCGACGATCTCATCGTGACGTTCACGTACTGA